Genomic segment of Octadecabacter arcticus 238:
TTAGACATTGTCTTTTGCGCGACCGCCAACACCACGTCCAACGCAGCGCGGTGGGTATATCCAGCCGCAAAAAACGCATCAAACTGCGCGTCGGTCATCACACCGCGTTGGCGCACAACCCGCAATGTGAATGTGCGCAATGCCTCCAGCTTTTCGTTCGGCAAGGCTGTCTCATCGCGCAGCGCCTGCGTGATGTCATCGGACACCTTCATCATTTTTGCGATGCCTGTGTGGGCCGGCACGCAGTAATGACATTCATTTTCGACGTTAATCGCCTGCCAGACGACTGTCATTTCATCGGCATCGAAATCTGTGTCCGTAAACAGCTTGTGCAGCACCTGATAACCCTCAAGCACCTGCGGGCTATCCGACATTACCTGATGCAAGCCAGGCAAGCGGCCAAATGCGGCTTGCGATTTTTCAAGCAACGGCTTGGACGCCTCGGGGGCCGTGGTCAGATCATGGGATGGGAAGTCGGTCATGGGAATCTCCTGTTTTCTGCATGTGCCGCCCTTTTGTCCTTTCTTGAGCGATCACTCAAGTATATAATTGAGCGAACACTCAACAATATTGTGACCCATGCCACGCAAACCATCCTATGACCGCGAAGACCTAATTCGCCGCGCCCGCGACATGTTCTGGAAACAGGGCTGGGCAGGCACGTCCCTCAAGAATTTGGAAACAACGCTATACTTGAAGCCGGGCAGCTTTTACGCGGCTTTCGGGTCCAAGGACGCGTTGTACCAGCTCGCTCTTGATCTATATGCGGCGGATGGCGCGGCGACTTTGGCGGCACTTGAACACGCGCACGGCCCCTTGGGGGCGCTTCAGGCATTCCCGCGCCATGTTATCGAAAATAAAGCAGCGCCAGCACGGGCCTGTATGCTGGCCAAGACATTTCTAGAATTATCGCCCCATGGCCACCCGCTTGCCGATCACGCCAACGGGCATCTGACACGGATGGAACATCGCTTTGCGGACCTGTTTGGCAAGGCACAAGCGCAAAACCAGATCGGCATCGGTCACGACGCATGCGGCCTTGCGCGGAGGTACCAGTCAGACCTGCTGGGAATGCGCATTTCGGCAGAACGTCCCGACTATGACGCCGCCGCAACCGCGCTCGAAATTGCCCAAAGCCTAAGCCGGCTTTAACCTCAATCGATAAGGACCCGCATCATGACCCTAGGCGACGCAATGGCAAACCAAACAGCTTGGCTCAATGTATGGCTCCCGATCTTGATGTTTGGCAGCTTCATACTGCCCCTCGCCTTGCTGGTCTGGAAGTCCAGCCGCATGGCAGGGCTTGCCGCCATCGCTGCGGGCCTGCTTAGCTTTGTCGCTATAAGCTGGATGTATGAACAGCTGGGGTATGTGAAACTTCTGGGCCTGCCACATGTCCTGTTTTACACACCCGTCGTTATCTATTTTATCAGCCGCCTGCGCGGCGGCAAACTGCCGAAAATTGCACGTTGGCTGATGATGGCATCACTGGTCATCATCCTGATATCGCTGGCATTCGATTACACCGATGTCGCTAGCTACATTCTGGGCAACCGAACTCCGCTTGCGGTTCCCGACGGGTTTGCGGGTTAGGCCAATCCATCACCGATAGATCGGCCTAACTGCACTTCAGTCGATGCGTTCAAACAACACGTCGTCAGTCTTGCGGACTTTCTTCATCGGAGCCAGCCAGTCGTTGGCCGCGTCCCGCGTCCCAACCGCCAACATGCAGACAGACCGCAGGTTCTTGTCACCAAGCCCCAAAATATCGTCCACAGCGGACGGATCGAAACCCTCCATCGGGGTTGTGTCGACGCGCATCTGCGCGGCCGTCAGCATCCCGAAGCCCAGCGCGATATAGGCTTGCCGCGCAGCATGTTCAAAATTCGTTTCTGCCGTGCGGGGCAAATACATGCCCTTAAGGTTGCCATAATAGCCCTCAAGCATCTCGCGTGTGCCAGGGCGTTCCTCGGCGTGATGATCGACCACGCTGTCGATCCGCGCGTCGGTGTAGTTGTCCCATGCTGCGAACACCAAAAGA
This window contains:
- a CDS encoding carboxymuconolactone decarboxylase family protein — encoded protein: MTDFPSHDLTTAPEASKPLLEKSQAAFGRLPGLHQVMSDSPQVLEGYQVLHKLFTDTDFDADEMTVVWQAINVENECHYCVPAHTGIAKMMKVSDDITQALRDETALPNEKLEALRTFTLRVVRQRGVMTDAQFDAFFAAGYTHRAALDVVLAVAQKTMSNYINHFAQTVVDEPMQGFLWKRGDTPIVT
- a CDS encoding TetR/AcrR family transcriptional regulator codes for the protein MPRKPSYDREDLIRRARDMFWKQGWAGTSLKNLETTLYLKPGSFYAAFGSKDALYQLALDLYAADGAATLAALEHAHGPLGALQAFPRHVIENKAAPARACMLAKTFLELSPHGHPLADHANGHLTRMEHRFADLFGKAQAQNQIGIGHDACGLARRYQSDLLGMRISAERPDYDAAATALEIAQSLSRL
- a CDS encoding NAD(P)H-dependent oxidoreductase, with the translated sequence MLDSNSNSLPDDLCDALQWRYAVKKMDPSKSVSEDKIAALLDAIQYAPTSSGTQPFKVFVITNDDLRTKIRAASFDQSQVTDASHLLVFAAWDNYTDARIDSVVDHHAEERPGTREMLEGYYGNLKGMYLPRTAETNFEHAARQAYIALGFGMLTAAQMRVDTTPMEGFDPSAVDDILGLGDKNLRSVCMLAVGTRDAANDWLAPMKKVRKTDDVLFERID